A genome region from Numida meleagris isolate 19003 breed g44 Domestic line chromosome 14, NumMel1.0, whole genome shotgun sequence includes the following:
- the PPP1CC gene encoding serine/threonine-protein phosphatase PP1-gamma catalytic subunit → MADIDKLNIDSIIQRLLEVRGSKPGKNVQLQENEIRGLCLKSREIFLSQPILLELEAPLKICGDIHGQYYDLLRLFEYGGFPPESNYLFLGDYVDRGKQSLETICLLLAYKIKYPENFFLLRGNHECASINRIYGFYDECKRRYNIKLWKTFTDCFNCLPIAAIVDEKIFCCHGGLSPDLQSMEQIRRIMRPTDVPDQGLLCDLLWSDPDKDVLGWGENDRGVSFTFGAEVVAKFLHKHDLDLICRAHQVVEDGYEFFAKRQLVTLFSAPNYCGEFDNAGAMMSVDETLMCSFQILKPAEKKKPNASRPVTPPRSMITKQAKK, encoded by the exons TGAGAGGATCAAAACCAGGTAAAAATGTCCAACTTCAAGAGAATGAAATCAGAGGACTGTGCTTGAAATCCAGAGAAATCTTTCTCAGCCAGCCTATTCTGCTAGAACTTGAAGCTCCACTGAAAATATGTG GTGACATCCATGGACAGTACTATGACTTGCTTCGGCTCTTTGAATATGGAGGCTTTCCACCAGAAAGCAACTACCTATTCCTTGGTGACTATGTCGACAGAGGAAAGCAGTCTTTAGAAACAATTTGTCTTCTATTGGCCTACAAAATTAAATATccagagaattttttcctcctcagaggGAACCATGAATGTGCCAGCATTAATAGAATTTATGGATTCTATGATGAAT GTAAGAGAAGATACAATATTAAGCTGTGGAAAACCTTCACAGACTGTTTTAACTGTTTACCAATTGCAGCAATTGTGGATGAGAAGATATTCTGCTGTCATGGAG GTTTGTCACCAGACCTTCAGTCAATGGAGCAGATAAGACGAATTATGCGCCCCACTGACGTACCCGACCAAGGGCTTCTTTGTGATCTCCTGTGGTCTGACCCTGACAAAGATGTCTTAGGATGGGGTGAAAATGACAGAGGAGTGTCCTTTACTTTTGGTGCTGAAGTGGTTGCTAAGTTTCTCCATAAACATGATTTGGATCTCATATGTAGAGCTCATCag GTTGTTGAAGATGGATATGAGTTCTTTGCAAAAAGACAATTGGTGACTCTCTTTTCTGCCCCAAATTACTGTGGAGAATTTGATAATGCAGGTGCCATGATGAGTGTGGATGAAACCTTAATGTGTTCTTTTCAG ATTTTGAAACCTGCAGAGAAGAAGAAGCCCAATGCTAGCAGACCTGTAACACCTCCCAGGAGTATGATCACAAAGCAAGCGAAGAAATAG